In Streptomyces ambofaciens ATCC 23877, a single genomic region encodes these proteins:
- a CDS encoding acyltransferase family protein, producing MTSSLRPRDGLKTPLPSDRQPQPDRRRDAFFDNAKYLAIVLVGVGHAWGQILDGNRTVETLYRVLYTFHMPAFIIISGYFSRSFDLSPQRVKRLITGVAVPYVVFEVAYALHRRLSEDPGADISLLDPTYLLWFLCALFVWRLTTPVWKTIRRPLPVALGIAALASVTPTIGNDLNMQRVLQFLPCFVLGLLLRPEHFRLVRRRSVRIMSVPVVAAAVVVAWWSVPRMETGWFYRNAAVQDTGAPWWTGPVLTLALFGCSVVLSACFFAWVPGRRMWFTALGAGTIFGYLLHGFLVKEGTYAGWFSHPALDRPLGEIGLTVLGAAVITVLCTKPVQRVLRCVVEPRMEWAFRRDPGEAARDRERREKPEVRATREAHEVREAHVPSRAGEKVSV from the coding sequence ATGACGAGCTCGCTGCGACCGCGCGACGGCCTGAAGACGCCGCTCCCGTCGGACCGGCAGCCGCAGCCGGACCGTCGGCGCGACGCGTTCTTCGACAACGCCAAGTACCTGGCGATCGTGCTGGTCGGTGTCGGTCACGCCTGGGGCCAGATCCTGGACGGGAACCGGACCGTGGAGACCCTGTACCGGGTCCTGTACACGTTCCACATGCCGGCGTTCATCATCATCTCCGGCTACTTCTCGCGCAGTTTCGATCTGAGTCCCCAGCGCGTCAAACGGCTGATCACCGGTGTCGCCGTCCCCTACGTCGTCTTCGAGGTCGCCTACGCGCTGCACCGCCGCCTCAGCGAGGACCCGGGCGCCGACATCAGCCTGCTGGACCCCACCTACCTGCTGTGGTTCCTGTGCGCGCTGTTCGTCTGGCGGCTGACCACCCCCGTCTGGAAGACGATCCGCCGGCCGCTGCCGGTCGCCCTGGGCATCGCCGCGCTGGCCTCCGTGACGCCCACGATCGGCAACGACCTGAACATGCAGCGGGTGCTGCAGTTCCTGCCGTGCTTCGTGCTGGGCCTGCTGCTGCGCCCCGAGCACTTCCGGCTGGTGCGGCGCCGCTCGGTGCGGATCATGTCCGTGCCGGTGGTCGCGGCCGCGGTGGTCGTCGCCTGGTGGTCGGTGCCGCGCATGGAGACCGGCTGGTTCTACCGCAACGCCGCGGTGCAGGACACGGGCGCCCCCTGGTGGACCGGGCCCGTCCTGACGCTCGCGCTCTTCGGCTGCTCGGTGGTGCTGTCCGCGTGCTTCTTCGCCTGGGTCCCCGGCCGCCGCATGTGGTTCACGGCCCTCGGCGCGGGCACGATCTTCGGCTACCTGCTGCACGGCTTCCTCGTGAAGGAGGGCACCTACGCCGGCTGGTTCTCCCATCCCGCGCTCGACCGGCCGCTCGGGGAGATCGGGCTCACCGTCCTCGGGGCCGCCGTCATCACCGTGCTGTGCACCAAGCCCGTCCAGCGGGTCCTGCGGTGCGTGGTGGAGCCGAGGATGGAGTGGGCCTTCCGGCGGGACCCGGGCGAGGCCGCCCGCGACCGTGAGCGGCGGGAGAAGCCCGAGGTGCGCGCGACACGCGAGGCGCACGAGGTGCGCGAGGCGCACGTGCCCAGCAGGGCCGGCGAGAAGGTCTCCGTCTAG
- a CDS encoding HD domain-containing protein, whose protein sequence is MPPTPSPTGEPSPALSTAEVEATARAAHAGQTDKAGRPYAEHLRAVAEGVRRRGGDEEQIAAAWLHDAVEDDALSENWLREAALSRRTKDIVLALTKRAGEPPEEYAARILATPGARLVKEADLAHNADPARLAMLDEATRARLTEKYTRMRALLGLDDDPAARR, encoded by the coding sequence GTGCCCCCCACTCCCTCACCCACCGGCGAACCCTCCCCGGCTCTCTCCACGGCCGAGGTCGAGGCCACCGCCCGCGCCGCCCACGCCGGACAGACCGACAAGGCAGGACGGCCCTACGCCGAACACCTGCGGGCCGTCGCCGAGGGCGTCCGGCGGCGCGGCGGCGACGAGGAGCAGATCGCGGCGGCCTGGCTGCACGACGCCGTCGAGGACGACGCGCTGTCCGAGAACTGGCTGCGCGAGGCCGCGTTGAGCCGGCGTACCAAGGACATCGTGCTCGCCCTCACCAAGCGCGCGGGGGAGCCGCCCGAGGAGTACGCCGCGCGCATCCTCGCCACGCCCGGCGCGCGCCTGGTCAAGGAGGCCGACCTGGCGCACAACGCCGACCCGGCGCGGCTCGCGATGCTCGACGAGGCCACCCGCGCACGCCTGACCGAGAAGTACACGCGGATGCGCGCACTCCTCGGCCTGGACGACGACCCGGCGGCCCGACGCTAG